The Centroberyx gerrardi isolate f3 chromosome 24, fCenGer3.hap1.cur.20231027, whole genome shotgun sequence genome includes a region encoding these proteins:
- the LOC144538126 gene encoding neoverrucotoxin subunit beta-like: MTLTYKRITFPYLFMSFRLSVCQLSERSCEALASVLSSQSSSLRELDLSNNDLQDSGVKLLSAGLESPHCRLETLRLSGCLLTEEGCASLASALSSNPSHLRELDLSYNHPGASGVKLLSAGLEDPHWRLDSLSVDHGGVRWLKPGLRKYACELTLDANTANRKLFLSEDNRKVTEVRQLQPYPDHRERFENWEQLLCRNGLTGRCYWEVEWEGMVFIGVTYRGIRRRGVGDDCRIGGNEKSWSLICSGKGYSAWHNNRTTDIPSLSSSVSNRVAVYLDWPAGSLSFYRVSSDTLIHIHTFHSTFTEPLYPGFGFGFGFGLRFDSSVSLCQI, encoded by the exons aTGACATTAACATATAAGAGAATAACATTTCCATATCTTTTCAtgtccttcaggctgagtgtgtgtcagctgtcagagagaagctgtgaagctctggcctcagttctcagctcccagtcctctagtctgagagagctggacctgagtaacaacgacctgcaggattcaggagtgaagctgctctctgctggactggagagtccacactgtagactggaaactctcag gctgtcaggctgtctgctcacagaggaaggctgtgcttctctggcctcagctctgagctccaacccctcccatctgagagagctggacctgagctacaatcatccaggagcctcaggagtgaagctgctctctgctggactggaggatccacactggagactggactctctcag tgtggaccatggtggagtgcgatggttgaaaccaggtctgaggaagt atgcctgtgaactcacactggacgcaaacacagcaaacagaaagctcttcctgtctgaagacaacagaaaggtgacagaggtgagacagctgcagccatatcctgatcaccgaGAGAGATTTGAAAACtgggaacagctgctgtgtagaaatggtctgactggtcgctgttactgggaggtagAGTGGGAAGGAATGGTTtttataggagtgacttacaggggaatcagaaggagaggagtgggTGATGACTGCAGGattggagggaatgaaaagtcctggagtctgatCTGCTCTGGTAAAGGTTACTCTGCCTGGCACAATAACAGAACAACAGACataccttccctctcctcctctgtctctaacagagtagcagtgtatctggactggcctgctggctctctgtccttctacagagtttcctctgacacactgatccacatccacaccttccactccacattcactgaaccactctatccTGGGTTTGGGTTCGGTTTTGGGTTTGGATTAAGGTTTGactcctcagtgtctctgtgtcagataTAG